A window of Ignavibacteriales bacterium contains these coding sequences:
- a CDS encoding TonB-dependent receptor, translating into MKSKLIFIFIVIIFILGKNTNAQNFGVLSGTVLDSTNHQPIEFASISVIKISDSSAVTGTMTDNKGKFEIPDIPFGNYFLRISSVGYITRNTSRFSITSKNNEINAGSILLTGTEVNLDEISVTSNKIMLNNSIDRKVYNVQMDIMSKTGTAAELLQNIPSVQVDIDGNVSLRGSTNVLILINGKTSPLMGKTRADVLQQMPANSIEKIEVITNPSAKYKPDGTSGIINIVMKKEIGTGLNGNITASIGNQQRYNGNTTLNYKPGKVNYFGSLSLRQDDRNSISSDIRTQYDSGSNISGFYDNNSKSYSRPLSRGGMLGFDYNIDKSNSIGITGNYFYRGFTRNDISTYILRDQNQTVTTDYDRSRVDPEYEKEGDVNAYFQHNFSGDDHKIRFEINDSFSPEVEDNHYTNTYRVPSIYNEYDNTLIKQDDNKIQLLAEYSNPISESATFEAGYNGELNKRDMDFYGEAFDPIKQKFVTDNERTNHFIYNEDIHAVYTTYSNSFGPLGVLAGLRAEQSFIKANLVSRDNIITNNYFNIYPTLHLSYKLNELMQIQLNYSKRANRPEGEDLNPFPEYQDPRNIRAGNPNLKPEFIHSIEFGFQWQTDFLTIVPSLFYRNRYNGITTVTKAINDTTLLTTKENLSSDQSAGLEVVFSGGYGNFITTNLSGNAFYEKIDASNLGFSNNKSTITYSGNMSCNANLTATTMLQINSNYRSARLTPQGEFKPSFVVNLGIRQDLFDDKLSVVFTISDIFKTFNREMNLDTSWMKQNTINSRDSRIMYLGVTYHLGKPSKKAKEKTIQYDNGN; encoded by the coding sequence ATGAAAAGTAAGCTAATATTTATTTTTATAGTAATCATTTTTATACTTGGGAAAAACACAAATGCACAGAATTTTGGAGTTTTATCCGGAACAGTTTTAGACTCAACAAATCATCAACCAATCGAGTTTGCAAGCATCAGCGTAATAAAAATTTCAGACAGCAGCGCTGTAACCGGTACCATGACAGATAATAAAGGAAAATTCGAAATACCAGATATACCGTTTGGAAATTACTTTTTAAGAATTAGTTCTGTCGGCTATATAACAAGAAACACATCCAGATTTTCAATAACATCCAAGAACAATGAAATTAATGCCGGTAGTATTTTATTAACCGGAACCGAAGTTAATCTTGATGAAATCTCAGTAACATCCAACAAAATTATGTTGAATAATTCTATTGACCGCAAAGTTTATAATGTTCAGATGGATATTATGAGCAAAACAGGAACAGCAGCCGAATTATTGCAAAATATTCCTTCTGTTCAGGTTGATATTGACGGCAACGTAAGTCTAAGAGGATCAACAAATGTTTTGATACTGATAAATGGAAAGACATCACCTCTTATGGGTAAAACACGGGCAGATGTATTGCAGCAGATGCCGGCAAATTCCATCGAAAAGATTGAAGTAATTACAAACCCGTCCGCTAAATACAAACCGGATGGCACTTCTGGAATTATAAATATTGTTATGAAAAAAGAAATTGGAACAGGATTAAATGGAAACATTACTGCCAGCATTGGCAACCAACAGAGGTATAATGGAAATACAACTCTAAATTATAAACCAGGCAAAGTAAATTATTTTGGAAGTTTGAGTCTTCGGCAGGATGATCGAAACAGTATTTCATCAGACATAAGAACACAATATGACAGTGGATCAAATATTTCAGGATTCTATGATAATAACAGTAAATCGTATTCGAGACCTCTTTCAAGAGGAGGAATGCTTGGGTTTGATTATAATATAGACAAATCAAACAGTATTGGTATAACTGGAAATTATTTTTACAGAGGATTTACACGGAATGATATTTCGACATATATTTTAAGAGATCAAAATCAAACCGTTACAACAGATTATGACAGAAGCAGAGTTGACCCTGAATATGAAAAAGAAGGAGATGTTAATGCATATTTTCAGCACAACTTTTCCGGAGATGATCATAAAATAAGGTTCGAAATAAACGATTCATTTTCTCCGGAAGTTGAGGATAATCATTACACAAATACTTATCGAGTTCCTTCCATTTATAACGAATATGATAACACCTTAATTAAACAGGATGATAATAAAATTCAACTGCTTGCTGAGTATTCGAATCCGATTAGTGAGAGTGCAACTTTTGAAGCAGGATATAACGGCGAGTTGAATAAAAGAGATATGGATTTTTACGGCGAAGCTTTTGATCCTATCAAACAAAAATTTGTTACCGACAATGAAAGAACAAATCACTTTATATACAATGAAGATATTCATGCAGTTTATACTACCTACTCAAATTCATTTGGTCCACTTGGTGTTTTAGCCGGATTACGTGCTGAGCAATCTTTTATTAAAGCAAATCTTGTTTCAAGAGATAATATAATCACGAATAATTATTTCAATATTTATCCTACACTTCATCTAAGTTATAAATTAAACGAGCTAATGCAAATTCAGCTCAATTACAGTAAGCGTGCTAACAGACCGGAAGGTGAAGATCTTAATCCATTCCCCGAATACCAGGACCCAAGAAATATTAGAGCTGGAAATCCAAACCTAAAGCCCGAATTTATTCATTCAATTGAATTCGGATTTCAGTGGCAAACTGATTTTCTTACAATAGTTCCAAGTCTATTTTATAGAAACCGTTATAATGGAATTACAACTGTTACGAAAGCAATTAATGATACAACACTTTTAACGACAAAAGAAAATTTGTCTTCAGACCAATCTGCCGGTTTAGAAGTTGTTTTTTCAGGCGGTTATGGAAATTTTATAACAACAAATCTTAGCGGGAACGCATTTTATGAAAAGATAGACGCTTCAAATCTTGGATTTAGCAATAACAAATCGACGATAACTTACAGTGGTAATATGAGTTGTAATGCAAATCTGACAGCAACAACAATGCTTCAGATAAACTCCAATTATAGATCAGCACGGTTAACACCGCAAGGAGAATTCAAGCCAAGTTTTGTAGTTAATCTTGGGATACGCCAAGATTTATTTGATGATAAATTATCCGTAGTCTTTACAATTTCTGATATTTTCAAAACATTCAACAGAGAAATGAATTTGGATACATCTTGGATGAAACAGAATACAATAAACAGCCGTGATTCGAGAATAATGTATTTAGGCGTGACATATCATCTCGGCAAGCCATCTAAAAAAGCCAAAGAAAAAACTATACAGTATGATAATGGAAATTAA
- a CDS encoding HlyD family efflux transporter periplasmic adaptor subunit, giving the protein MKMNILLKSRTIVLFAIVLIAQFYYSCSNENDKTSEGKSGAPVKIVNPSLTNINDNLMFNANTIFQKKEMVRATFQGYIVKFFKKIGDRISAGDSADHTMDINLGKESFKGLIIVKAKTSGILTEQNHNSGDFVSDGEQIAVVSDPSSLIIELNIPYQFVSKIKLGSSCSINLPDGKSLNGIIYKILPSVDQASQTQTFLIQLKQFGNLPENLNVTVKISTKIIRNTLTIPKTALMTDETQSKFWVMKLINDSIAVKVDVVKGIENENAVQLIGGGLMPSDRIISEGAFGLPDTVKVITGK; this is encoded by the coding sequence ATGAAAATGAATATACTTCTAAAAAGCAGAACCATTGTATTATTTGCCATAGTTCTTATTGCCCAGTTCTATTATTCATGCAGCAATGAGAATGATAAAACCTCAGAAGGAAAAAGCGGCGCGCCGGTTAAAATAGTGAACCCTTCGCTGACGAATATAAATGACAATCTAATGTTTAATGCAAATACCATATTTCAGAAGAAAGAAATGGTCCGCGCAACATTTCAAGGATACATTGTAAAATTTTTCAAGAAGATTGGCGACCGAATAAGCGCAGGTGATTCCGCCGACCACACCATGGATATAAACCTTGGTAAAGAATCATTTAAAGGATTGATAATTGTAAAAGCTAAGACAAGCGGTATATTGACAGAGCAAAATCATAATTCAGGTGATTTTGTCTCTGACGGCGAACAGATTGCAGTAGTATCAGACCCATCTTCATTGATAATTGAGCTTAACATTCCATACCAATTTGTTTCAAAAATAAAATTAGGAAGCAGTTGTTCTATTAATTTGCCGGACGGAAAATCTTTGAATGGAATTATTTACAAAATACTTCCAAGCGTGGATCAAGCTTCGCAGACACAAACATTTTTAATTCAGCTGAAACAGTTTGGTAATCTTCCGGAAAATTTAAATGTAACAGTAAAGATTTCAACAAAAATTATTCGCAATACTTTAACAATTCCCAAAACAGCTTTAATGACAGATGAAACACAGTCCAAATTTTGGGTAATGAAATTGATTAATGATTCCATCGCAGTTAAAGTTGACGTAGTGAAAGGAATTGAAAATGAAAATGCTGTTCAGTTAATAGGCGGCGGTTTAATGCCGAGCGATAGAATTATTTCCGAAGGCGCTTTCGGTTTACCGGATACGGTCAAAGTGATAACAGGAAAATGA
- a CDS encoding YncE family protein: MKSLKLFFISTTLIALALLVINSSAQNKVDVEKSGSGYHLIKKIEIGGEGGWDYLIVDSDAKRLYVPRSTRVDVIDIEAGKKVGEVPNTSGVHGVALDIENGRGYSSNGRDTSVTIFDLKSLKEISKVKVEKNPDAIIYDPTSKRVFSYNRGSSSVTAIDCATGKAVGTLSLGGHPEFSSSDGKGMMYVNLDDKSEVVAFDAKKLEIKYRWPITPGESASGMAIDQKNDRLFLVCENKKMIVLSASDGKVVADLPIGEGTDGAAFDPTLKLAFSANGRDGTLTVVQEESENKFSVVENVITQKGARTIALDAKTHNVYLPTAQFGPPPAPTAERPTPRPSVIPNSFVILVFGK, from the coding sequence ATGAAATCTTTAAAATTGTTTTTCATATCAACAACTTTAATTGCACTTGCACTTTTAGTTATTAATTCCAGCGCACAAAATAAGGTGGATGTTGAGAAATCAGGCAGCGGTTATCATCTCATCAAAAAAATTGAAATCGGCGGAGAAGGCGGATGGGATTATCTTATCGTTGATAGCGACGCAAAACGTTTATACGTCCCTCGTTCTACCCGCGTTGATGTAATTGATATTGAAGCAGGCAAAAAAGTTGGCGAAGTCCCAAACACAAGCGGAGTTCACGGCGTTGCTTTAGATATTGAAAATGGACGAGGTTACAGCAGTAACGGAAGAGATACTTCTGTAACTATTTTTGATCTAAAATCTTTGAAAGAAATCAGTAAAGTAAAAGTTGAAAAAAATCCCGATGCTATTATCTATGATCCAACTTCAAAAAGAGTTTTCTCGTATAACAGAGGAAGTTCATCGGTAACCGCTATTGATTGCGCTACCGGCAAAGCTGTTGGCACTTTATCACTAGGCGGTCATCCGGAATTTTCTTCATCCGATGGAAAAGGTATGATGTATGTAAATCTTGACGATAAAAGTGAAGTAGTTGCATTTGATGCTAAAAAATTAGAGATAAAATACCGCTGGCCAATTACACCGGGTGAAAGCGCATCCGGAATGGCAATTGATCAAAAAAACGACAGATTGTTTTTAGTTTGCGAAAACAAAAAAATGATTGTTCTTAGTGCGTCCGACGGTAAAGTTGTAGCTGACCTTCCTATTGGCGAAGGAACTGACGGTGCCGCATTTGATCCGACCTTAAAACTTGCTTTCAGCGCTAATGGCAGAGATGGAACTTTGACTGTGGTTCAGGAAGAATCTGAAAATAAATTTTCTGTTGTAGAAAATGTTATAACCCAAAAAGGTGCAAGAACAATCGCCTTAGATGCAAAGACTCATAATGTATATTTACCAACTGCTCAATTTGGACCACCGCCTGCACCAACTGCAGAAAGACCTACACCAAGACCAAGTGTAATTCCAAATAGCTTTGTGATTTTAGTTTTTGGTAAATAA
- a CDS encoding erythromycin esterase family protein: MNKIIFLLIAFFSIINFCYPQTSESLLRSSSVIKSIDPNDEDYTDLLPLKKKIDEAQIVVLGEISHDGGATLQAKSRFVKFLHKEMGFEVIAWEAGFIDCYYMNEALRSEFPLKDAKKYMMSGSWEASEYVHPVFDYARRSWKTERPLIMAGFDLGRPPSAAKNYIGVIDSIFAKAPWLKPADSVYSKIDTCAKSVGGYLGNQFTKKFSKKSEQTVKFFIYSLMDSLTSDKKSSGEFSQLEKLKYSYFLRSFYFDVELNNLIYQRDETYQTMRDKFMADRMLWLIEKLYPGKKIIVWASTAHFKRNSFLQTRIDGDKSIGDLSFYNRSSVFLQAGDYLDYYFGKKIYTIAFTTFQGEKGMVFPDGHPKKKDYEYTDKINEPEPGSYEAIAHETEEEYLFTDLRSLRKNNWLSKEYIAYPVGYRKVKARWNDIIDAFFFIDKMFPEKILPIDK; encoded by the coding sequence ATGAATAAAATTATTTTTTTGCTGATTGCCTTTTTCTCCATTATAAATTTTTGTTATCCGCAAACTTCGGAATCGCTTTTAAGATCATCTTCTGTAATAAAAAGCATAGATCCAAACGATGAAGATTATACCGATCTTCTTCCATTGAAGAAAAAAATTGATGAGGCACAGATTGTAGTGTTAGGTGAAATATCACACGATGGCGGCGCAACTCTCCAAGCTAAATCACGATTTGTTAAATTTCTGCACAAAGAAATGGGGTTTGAAGTTATTGCCTGGGAAGCCGGATTTATTGATTGTTATTATATGAATGAAGCTCTTAGATCTGAATTCCCGCTTAAAGATGCAAAAAAATATATGATGAGCGGCAGTTGGGAGGCAAGTGAGTATGTACATCCAGTTTTTGATTATGCTAGAAGAAGCTGGAAAACGGAAAGACCGCTTATTATGGCGGGATTTGATTTGGGAAGACCGCCGAGTGCAGCAAAAAATTATATAGGAGTGATTGATTCAATATTTGCAAAAGCGCCATGGCTTAAACCAGCCGATTCCGTTTATTCTAAAATAGATACATGCGCTAAAAGTGTGGGCGGATATTTAGGAAATCAGTTCACAAAAAAATTCTCTAAGAAGAGTGAACAGACAGTTAAATTTTTTATTTATTCGCTAATGGATTCACTTACAAGTGACAAAAAATCTTCTGGAGAATTTTCTCAATTAGAAAAATTGAAATACAGTTACTTTTTACGCTCTTTCTATTTTGATGTTGAATTGAATAACCTCATTTACCAAAGGGATGAAACTTATCAGACTATGCGTGATAAATTTATGGCAGATAGAATGCTTTGGCTGATAGAAAAACTTTATCCCGGAAAAAAAATTATTGTTTGGGCTTCAACAGCACATTTTAAAAGAAACTCATTTTTACAAACACGAATAGATGGTGATAAAAGTATTGGCGATTTATCATTCTATAATAGAAGCTCTGTGTTTCTTCAGGCGGGTGATTATTTAGATTATTATTTCGGTAAAAAGATTTATACTATTGCGTTCACCACTTTTCAGGGCGAGAAGGGAATGGTGTTTCCTGATGGTCATCCTAAGAAGAAAGATTATGAATACACGGATAAAATAAACGAACCAGAACCCGGCAGCTATGAAGCAATTGCTCATGAAACTGAAGAAGAATATTTGTTTACGGATTTGAGATCGCTAAGAAAGAACAATTGGTTAAGTAAAGAATATATTGCTTATCCGGTTGGATATAGAAAAGTCAAAGCTAGATGGAACGATATAATTGATGCATTTTTCTTTATAGATAAAATGTTTCCTGAAAAAATACTTCCGATTGATAAGTGA
- a CDS encoding efflux RND transporter permease subunit — protein sequence MNNFYEKYKSPIAVILLMILLGGVYSLMKIKTGLFPDITFPKIKIIAENGEQPVDKMMVTVTVPVENAIKRVEELKIIRSITSRGSCEISAFLNWGSDVDLGKQRVEAQINAIKQNLPQGINITVEKMNPSILPVMGFSLEGKNKSQIELRQLAEFTIRPFLSRVEGVSDIAIIGGKVKEYQIILDPIKLSNLRIAPKNIADILAKYNFVESSGFEVSYNRLYLTLTNATINTKTELENTVIINNSKNKIALKDIAEIKIAERRDYVRINANGRDVPLIAIVKQPKANLIDVVDKVNTQLTELKKILPKDVELKPYYNQADFVGDSIKSLKDVLWLGLLLAIIITIIFLRSFKASSVILITIPLTLGLTLTVLYSLGYTFNIMTIGAIAAAIGLIIDDAIVVVEQIHRTHEENPDEKSINLVSKTIKYLLPAMVGSSLSTIVIFLPFVLMSGVAGAYFKVMTDTMIITLMCSFFVTWIGLPVIYLLLSKETHSIKNEQKEIKKRNWVYFFINRPYISIIFVAVLIISALLILPNLPSGFLPEMDEGSIVLDFDSPPGTSLEETDRMLKVVDDILLKTPEVVSYSRRTGTQMGFFITEPSRGDYLIQIKKKRSKTIEEVSDEIRKKVEAVLPALRVDFGQVITDMLGDLMSSVQPVEIKIFGDDREKLKEIANRVFSIVSKVDGTADVFNGIIIAGPEIQTIPKVDELAKYNLTPSDFQFQMQTKIEGIVAGGVLGKNQLVDIRMFEKGYNKTDRDLNKSFLFLNDGKIKPINEFANIEIKKGVTEIERENLKPMVAVTARLNNRDLGSTLADIRKEISKKIVLPAGYQIVYGGAYAEQQQAFTELLMILISAVLLVFTVILFLFRTIKISLAIIFIATLGIAGSVFALFITGTPLNVGSYTGIIMIIGIIGENSIFTYMQFVESKRNGIKKDEAIAYSISSRLRPNLMTAFGAIAALFPLALGIGPGAQLHQPLAIAIIGGFILAIPLLLIVLPTMLKILERTNN from the coding sequence ATGAATAATTTTTATGAGAAATACAAAAGCCCTATTGCTGTAATTCTATTGATGATTCTTTTGGGTGGAGTTTATTCTTTAATGAAAATAAAAACCGGATTATTTCCGGATATAACTTTTCCCAAAATAAAAATAATAGCCGAAAATGGAGAGCAGCCGGTTGATAAAATGATGGTTACAGTCACCGTGCCAGTGGAAAATGCAATCAAGAGGGTTGAAGAATTAAAAATAATCAGAAGCATAACTAGTCGCGGCAGTTGCGAGATATCTGCATTTTTAAACTGGGGAAGTGATGTTGATCTTGGTAAGCAAAGAGTTGAAGCCCAGATTAATGCAATCAAACAAAATCTTCCTCAAGGAATAAATATCACAGTCGAGAAGATGAATCCATCAATTCTTCCGGTAATGGGATTTTCGCTCGAAGGCAAAAACAAAAGCCAAATTGAATTACGACAACTTGCTGAATTTACAATCAGACCGTTTCTTTCCCGCGTTGAAGGAGTTTCTGATATTGCAATAATCGGGGGCAAAGTAAAAGAGTATCAGATAATTCTCGATCCCATTAAATTAAGTAATCTAAGAATCGCTCCTAAGAACATTGCAGATATTTTAGCCAAGTATAATTTTGTTGAATCAAGCGGTTTCGAAGTCAGCTACAATCGTTTGTATCTCACTCTCACCAATGCTACAATTAACACAAAAACCGAATTAGAGAACACAGTTATCATAAATAATTCGAAAAATAAAATTGCTCTTAAGGACATTGCAGAAATAAAAATAGCGGAGAGACGAGATTACGTAAGGATAAACGCTAATGGTAGAGATGTTCCCTTGATTGCAATAGTTAAACAGCCAAAGGCAAATTTGATTGATGTTGTTGATAAAGTAAATACTCAATTGACTGAATTAAAAAAGATCCTTCCAAAAGATGTTGAACTAAAACCTTATTACAATCAAGCTGATTTTGTAGGTGATTCGATCAAAAGTTTAAAAGATGTATTGTGGCTCGGACTTTTGCTGGCAATCATTATCACAATAATATTTTTGCGCTCGTTTAAGGCGAGTTCGGTAATCTTAATTACGATACCACTCACATTGGGTTTAACGCTGACGGTTCTTTACTCACTCGGATATACATTCAACATAATGACGATTGGCGCGATTGCAGCGGCTATAGGATTAATAATTGATGATGCGATTGTTGTTGTTGAACAGATTCACCGCACACATGAAGAAAATCCGGATGAGAAAAGTATTAATCTTGTAAGCAAAACAATAAAATATCTTTTACCGGCAATGGTTGGTTCGTCGTTAAGCACGATTGTAATATTTCTTCCTTTTGTTTTGATGAGCGGAGTTGCGGGCGCATATTTTAAGGTTATGACCGATACGATGATTATTACGCTTATGTGTTCGTTTTTTGTAACGTGGATAGGGCTACCGGTTATTTATCTTTTGTTATCGAAAGAAACACATTCCATAAAAAATGAACAGAAAGAAATTAAGAAAAGAAATTGGGTTTACTTTTTTATAAACCGTCCTTACATATCTATAATATTTGTTGCTGTTCTTATTATTTCCGCATTACTAATCCTTCCAAACCTACCATCTGGTTTTTTACCGGAAATGGATGAAGGTTCAATCGTGCTGGATTTCGACAGTCCTCCTGGAACTTCTTTAGAAGAAACAGACCGTATGCTTAAAGTTGTTGATGATATTTTACTTAAGACTCCGGAGGTAGTAAGCTATTCAAGAAGAACCGGTACGCAGATGGGATTTTTTATTACAGAACCTAGCCGTGGCGATTATCTGATTCAAATAAAAAAGAAAAGAAGTAAGACAATTGAAGAAGTTTCCGATGAGATAAGAAAAAAAGTTGAAGCTGTTCTTCCCGCTCTCCGCGTTGATTTCGGTCAAGTTATTACCGATATGCTTGGTGATTTGATGAGTTCAGTGCAACCGGTTGAAATAAAGATTTTTGGTGATGACCGGGAAAAGCTGAAAGAAATTGCCAATAGAGTTTTCTCCATAGTATCTAAAGTTGATGGCACAGCCGATGTGTTCAATGGAATCATAATTGCCGGTCCGGAAATTCAAACAATTCCTAAAGTGGATGAACTTGCGAAGTATAATCTAACTCCTAGCGATTTCCAATTTCAGATGCAGACAAAGATTGAAGGAATAGTTGCTGGCGGAGTTCTGGGAAAAAATCAACTTGTCGATATCAGAATGTTCGAAAAAGGTTATAATAAAACGGACCGAGACTTAAACAAGAGTTTTCTTTTTCTAAATGATGGGAAAATAAAACCGATAAATGAATTTGCAAACATCGAAATTAAAAAAGGTGTTACAGAGATTGAACGTGAAAACTTAAAACCAATGGTTGCCGTTACAGCAAGATTAAATAACCGGGATTTAGGAAGTACACTTGCAGATATAAGAAAAGAAATTTCGAAAAAGATTGTATTGCCTGCTGGTTATCAAATTGTTTATGGCGGGGCTTACGCAGAACAACAGCAAGCATTTACAGAACTTCTAATGATCTTGATCTCTGCAGTTCTTCTTGTTTTCACAGTGATCTTATTTCTTTTTAGAACTATCAAAATTTCGTTGGCAATTATTTTTATAGCCACGCTTGGAATTGCCGGCAGCGTATTTGCCCTTTTTATAACCGGTACACCATTGAATGTTGGCAGTTACACCGGAATAATTATGATTATTGGAATCATCGGCGAGAATTCAATTTTCACTTACATGCAATTTGTTGAATCGAAAAGAAATGGCATTAAAAAAGACGAAGCCATTGCATATTCAATTTCGTCAAGACTCCGCCCAAATCTTATGACTGCTTTTGGAGCAATTGCTGCTTTGTTTCCGCTTGCTTTAGGAATAGGACCCGGGGCGCAATTACATCAACCTTTAGCAATTGCAATTATTGGCGGATTTATTCTTGCAATTCCGCTTCTGCTTATTGTTTTACCAACCATGCTTAAAATATTGGAAAGAACTAATAACTAA
- a CDS encoding DUF1579 domain-containing protein yields MKLKKLLVGMMATLILFSASSSFAQQGDQAEMMKKWQEYMTPGPVHQQFAKMTGNWKAAVTQYMGGQESKSEGTAAYEMILGGRYMKSIFKGNMMGMPLEGMGLDAYDNATKEYISIWVDNFGTGVMYMKGKMDEKTKEIVYTGNTVDPMTGKDQPTKTVTKNIDNDHQQMVMYMIQDGKEIKNMQIDYTRVK; encoded by the coding sequence ATGAAGCTAAAAAAATTGTTGGTTGGAATGATGGCAACATTAATTCTTTTCTCAGCATCTTCTAGTTTTGCTCAACAAGGTGATCAAGCAGAGATGATGAAAAAATGGCAGGAGTATATGACTCCGGGACCGGTTCATCAACAATTTGCAAAGATGACAGGTAACTGGAAAGCAGCAGTTACACAATATATGGGCGGCCAAGAATCTAAATCAGAAGGAACGGCTGCATACGAAATGATTCTCGGCGGCAGATATATGAAATCAATATTTAAAGGAAACATGATGGGAATGCCGCTCGAAGGAATGGGATTGGATGCTTATGACAATGCTACTAAAGAATATATTAGTATATGGGTAGATAATTTTGGGACAGGCGTTATGTATATGAAAGGGAAGATGGATGAAAAGACTAAAGAAATTGTTTACACAGGGAACACAGTGGATCCAATGACGGGCAAAGATCAGCCGACAAAGACAGTAACGAAGAATATTGATAATGATCATCAGCAAATGGTGATGTATATGATTCAAGACGGAAAAGAAATAAAAAATATGCAGATTGATTACACAAGAGTTAAGTAA